The Caldicellulosiruptor changbaiensis genome has a segment encoding these proteins:
- the lanM gene encoding type 2 lanthipeptide synthetase LanM, with translation MQDFYFTDDFFVKSLNILERVKLFKEIGVKNFELVNFENWLFKRGTLTIEDFFHMIDVYGISLEDFNLAFAVLSEKQKKVVREKVEKAKWFLCLKEVLDSLNSLKSTDYGYLAISKLFSRWFCEKFLSVSITLENIIMNEEVMNKVAHSLDNFLLNIYIKTLIYEYYLWRENNSENIKNKKNVFQLFIHYLLNNKGIYKFMNDYPVIGRTMAQKTLNWLVYFSKVIHDLDKHFTEISKRFEIKSNRITSIEILGDFHQESSAVLIVIFEKSKPILYKPRNSSLQKTVVEFIKWCETKEKKLLDLKLPLLYEGETFTIEEYIFYVECNNEEELERYYRRFGQLCGFVYLLKGSDIHFENLIAHAEYPVIVDMETIVAQENCQKELFRDARYFALKEINESILSSGLIPCISFVDFKTGRGVDVSAFSGGGQKLPYKTLVLNEKDIDNIRFDYSEIEISEAQNIPKLRGEKVDFRKYVPEVLKGFMTVLEFARIHKSEIINKVEESFKGNIRCRTLLKNTDNYYKMLSFYSHPSYTQDFLDLERLFANLWVANYKSKIAIRSEIEDLINFDIPVFYRKLDDNVLEDSHNRKIEGFFINSGFNLIKERIKSIDNETIGKQISILQASLNYFDEKIEKIKGNNLCENAGVTIEENITLQKEILTEEIMEIGNILVENAIWGAKEKSVIWNGLIFDRINKTNVILPLESSLFYGLSGIMLFLSYAFLLVPNENYMKITKTLFYQLFKDVKKRIYIVNQEEEIKSVENKASILLSLLEVSNIYKGIFSNIKEELLHLVELFFKRLLKNKKTIQSSLILNFLKYCINKYNIEPLKKYKDMYSTFIYDEPTLFTMVKREKYSNKQYIHYVDFLLDVANICQNKFAFNYIVNNFIEFLEQADKLVISQNFFELLLVILKICSNEFNKEYFKVYVKRLIYEYIKPIKETDELLKGNSGDIELLLKYSEIFDVDSIREIIEEKVKYIVFRKKRKGKFSLRSTPQYLPLGLLDGISGIGYTFIRLCYKDALPIMEFVFPAFFTKEEEV, from the coding sequence ATGCAGGATTTCTATTTTACAGATGATTTTTTTGTGAAATCATTAAACATTTTAGAGAGAGTAAAATTATTTAAAGAAATTGGAGTTAAAAATTTTGAACTAGTAAATTTTGAAAATTGGCTTTTTAAAAGAGGGACCTTAACAATAGAAGATTTTTTTCATATGATTGATGTATATGGAATCAGTTTAGAAGATTTTAATTTAGCATTTGCTGTTCTTTCTGAAAAGCAAAAGAAAGTTGTTAGAGAAAAGGTGGAAAAAGCAAAATGGTTTTTGTGTTTGAAAGAAGTATTGGATAGTCTTAATAGTTTAAAAAGTACGGATTATGGTTATCTAGCAATTTCAAAACTCTTTTCAAGATGGTTTTGCGAAAAATTTTTGAGTGTAAGCATTACTCTTGAAAATATTATCATGAATGAAGAGGTTATGAACAAAGTTGCTCATAGTTTAGATAATTTCTTGCTAAATATATATATAAAGACATTAATTTATGAGTATTACTTATGGCGTGAAAATAATAGTGAAAATATAAAAAATAAAAAAAATGTATTTCAGTTATTCATTCATTATTTACTCAATAATAAAGGAATATACAAGTTTATGAACGATTACCCTGTAATAGGTCGAACTATGGCACAAAAAACACTTAACTGGTTGGTATATTTCAGCAAAGTTATACATGATTTGGATAAACATTTTACAGAAATTAGTAAACGATTTGAAATAAAAAGCAATAGAATAACTAGTATAGAGATATTGGGAGATTTTCATCAAGAAAGCAGTGCGGTTTTGATAGTTATATTCGAAAAATCTAAACCGATATTATACAAGCCTCGAAATTCATCTTTACAAAAAACAGTAGTTGAGTTTATTAAGTGGTGTGAAACAAAAGAAAAAAAATTGTTGGATTTAAAATTACCTCTCCTATATGAAGGTGAAACTTTCACAATAGAAGAATACATATTTTATGTTGAATGTAACAATGAAGAAGAGTTAGAGAGATATTATCGAAGATTTGGACAGTTATGTGGATTTGTTTATTTACTTAAAGGTAGTGATATACATTTTGAAAATTTAATAGCCCATGCTGAGTATCCTGTAATAGTTGATATGGAGACAATTGTGGCTCAGGAAAATTGTCAAAAAGAGTTATTTAGAGATGCGCGGTACTTTGCTTTAAAAGAAATAAATGAATCAATCTTATCTTCGGGTTTAATTCCATGTATAAGTTTTGTTGATTTCAAAACAGGAAGAGGAGTGGACGTTAGTGCATTTAGTGGAGGAGGCCAAAAATTACCATATAAAACATTAGTACTTAATGAAAAAGACATTGATAACATCAGATTTGATTATTCAGAAATAGAAATTTCAGAAGCACAAAATATTCCAAAACTGAGAGGTGAAAAAGTAGATTTTAGGAAATATGTACCGGAAGTTTTAAAAGGATTTATGACAGTATTAGAATTTGCAAGAATCCATAAAAGTGAAATTATAAATAAAGTAGAGGAGAGTTTCAAGGGCAATATAAGATGTAGAACATTATTGAAAAATACAGATAATTATTATAAGATGTTAAGTTTCTATTCGCATCCTAGTTATACTCAAGATTTTTTAGATTTAGAAAGATTGTTTGCTAATTTATGGGTTGCAAATTACAAAAGCAAAATTGCAATTAGAAGTGAGATAGAGGATTTGATAAATTTTGATATTCCTGTTTTTTATCGAAAATTAGATGATAATGTATTAGAAGACAGTCATAATAGAAAGATAGAGGGATTTTTTATTAATTCAGGATTTAACTTAATAAAGGAAAGGATAAAAAGTATAGACAATGAGACAATAGGCAAACAAATATCAATTTTGCAAGCGTCATTGAATTATTTTGATGAAAAAATTGAGAAAATTAAGGGGAATAACCTATGTGAAAATGCGGGTGTTACTATAGAAGAGAACATAACTTTACAAAAAGAAATTCTCACAGAAGAAATAATGGAAATAGGAAACATTTTAGTAGAAAATGCTATTTGGGGAGCAAAAGAAAAATCAGTCATATGGAATGGTTTAATTTTTGACAGAATCAACAAGACTAATGTTATATTACCTTTAGAAAGCAGTTTATTTTATGGGTTAAGTGGTATTATGCTGTTTCTTAGTTATGCTTTTTTACTTGTTCCAAATGAGAATTATATGAAGATTACAAAGACATTGTTTTATCAACTCTTTAAAGATGTAAAAAAAAGAATATATATAGTAAATCAGGAAGAGGAGATTAAGAGCGTAGAAAATAAAGCTTCAATTTTATTATCTTTATTAGAGGTTTCAAATATTTATAAAGGCATATTTAGTAATATTAAAGAAGAATTACTACACTTGGTAGAATTGTTTTTTAAGAGGTTGTTAAAAAATAAAAAAACAATCCAAAGCAGTTTAATACTAAATTTTTTGAAATACTGTATAAATAAGTATAATATTGAACCTTTAAAGAAATATAAAGATATGTACAGCACCTTTATATATGACGAACCCACATTGTTTACAATGGTCAAGCGAGAGAAATACTCTAATAAACAGTACATACATTATGTCGACTTCTTATTAGACGTTGCAAATATATGCCAAAATAAATTTGCTTTTAATTATATTGTGAATAACTTTATAGAGTTTTTGGAACAAGCAGATAAACTCGTTATTTCCCAAAACTTTTTCGAATTATTATTAGTAATTTTGAAGATTTGCTCGAACGAGTTCAATAAGGAATATTTTAAAGTGTATGTGAAAAGATTAATATATGAGTACATTAAGCCCATTAAAGAAACAGATGAGCTTTTGAAAGGAAATAGTGGAGATATTGAACTTTTGTTGAAATATTCTGAGATTTTTGATGTAGATTCAATTAGGGAAATTATCGAAGAAAAAGTTAAATATATAGTTTTTAGAAAAAAACGAAAGGGAAAATTTAGTCTAAGATCAACTCCACAATATTTGCCATTAGGTTTGTTAGATGGAATTAGTGGAATTGGTTACACATTTATTCGACTTTGTTATAAAGATGCTCTTCCAATTATGGAGTTTGTATTTCCTGCATTTTTTACTAAGGAGGAAGAAGTATGA
- a CDS encoding TetR/AcrR family transcriptional regulator — MPKQTFLNLPEEKRNLITDTLIKHFSQKPYHKVDISDVARECNVAKGSMYQYFENKKDMYFYAIEVSYQRFLKHLEKLNMVHINIFDYYENSLKSIWLAMKELKYEYMLIERAFFSQDSPFKDEINEKFLKQSREFLVEIIKYNQQKGYIRDDIDPVIISVFLEGASFYMKKFVIEEALSRTSTTLDLDISYFKDALSQFIKLLKEGIGKK, encoded by the coding sequence ATGCCCAAGCAAACATTTTTAAACCTTCCAGAAGAGAAAAGAAACCTTATAACAGATACATTAATAAAGCACTTTTCACAAAAACCTTACCATAAGGTTGATATCTCTGATGTTGCAAGAGAGTGCAACGTTGCAAAAGGGAGTATGTACCAGTATTTTGAAAACAAGAAAGATATGTACTTTTACGCAATAGAGGTCTCTTACCAGAGGTTTTTGAAACATCTTGAAAAGCTTAATATGGTACATATAAACATTTTTGATTATTATGAGAACTCGTTAAAAAGTATATGGCTTGCAATGAAAGAACTAAAATACGAATACATGCTTATAGAAAGAGCATTTTTTTCACAAGACTCACCTTTTAAAGATGAGATAAATGAGAAATTTTTGAAGCAGTCAAGAGAGTTTTTGGTAGAGATTATAAAGTATAATCAACAAAAAGGATATATAAGGGACGATATTGATCCCGTTATAATTTCTGTTTTTTTAGAAGGTGCAAGTTTTTATATGAAAAAATTTGTAATCGAAGAAGCACTAAGCAGAACATCAACAACACTTGATCTTGACATAAGTTATTTTAAAGATGCACTGTCTCAATTTATAAAACTTTTGAAAGAAGGAATAGGGAAAAAATAA
- a CDS encoding CPBP family glutamic-type intramembrane protease, translated as MITQGVFFICYYVYFIWLFLLFNNLSRRIFILSSIISILLYAVEHSYKPLGIFTAALWGIPFTITYIKTKNIYIPMTAHLICNFVGNGIPALIMAAKMLKIL; from the coding sequence ATTATAACACAAGGGGTTTTTTTCATTTGTTACTATGTTTACTTTATATGGTTATTTCTTTTATTCAACAACCTCAGTAGAAGAATATTTATTTTGTCATCAATTATTAGCATTTTATTATATGCAGTGGAGCATTCGTATAAACCTTTAGGCATATTTACCGCAGCTTTATGGGGTATTCCATTTACTATAACGTATATTAAAACAAAAAATATTTATATACCAATGACTGCGCATCTTATATGCAATTTTGTGGGGAATGGTATTCCTGCGTTAATTATGGCGGCTAAAATGTTAAAAATATTGTAA
- a CDS encoding transposase encodes MNIKAQNKKFLKLLFVVKKVTEALTRRIKHNRRGRPRKFNLFQIIACLVYKVKKGIKSFRELEYRINQDTEFKQVVGIEESPDYSYFAKLSRKIEKEYMQDIKDILIAKIEPDMSIAIVDSTPLRSAKNDSEAKIGIHITIGFYRGYKLHLLCTGKEEVIPLFWILTGANEHDSRQEELLYRAWGFGCEIVLADAGYDCSRWFNIANELKVKFVAGINKRNMKDKNNVKNVFRRNNIRFLETEEGKKLYKHRTKIERLFSKLKGEYNLENVRLRRFKNYKRYIDWILITFLFEQLLRKVEGKKFSFAYEWNQ; translated from the coding sequence ATGAATATTAAAGCACAAAATAAGAAATTTTTAAAGCTACTTTTTGTAGTGAAAAAGGTTACTGAAGCTCTGACAAGGAGAATAAAGCACAATAGAAGAGGACGCCCAAGGAAATTTAATTTGTTTCAAATAATAGCTTGTCTGGTTTACAAAGTTAAGAAGGGGATAAAGAGTTTCAGAGAATTAGAATATCGAATAAATCAAGACACAGAGTTTAAGCAAGTAGTAGGTATAGAAGAAAGTCCGGACTATTCATATTTTGCGAAGTTGTCAAGAAAAATAGAAAAAGAATACATGCAAGATATAAAAGACATATTAATAGCTAAGATAGAACCTGATATGAGTATAGCGATAGTAGATTCTACACCTTTGAGAAGTGCCAAAAATGATTCAGAAGCAAAAATAGGTATACATATTACAATAGGATTTTACAGGGGATACAAATTACATCTTTTGTGTACAGGTAAAGAAGAAGTAATACCACTTTTCTGGATTTTAACAGGGGCAAATGAACATGACTCAAGACAAGAAGAGCTTTTATATAGGGCATGGGGCTTTGGCTGTGAGATTGTATTAGCAGATGCGGGATACGATTGTAGCAGATGGTTTAATATAGCAAATGAGCTTAAGGTTAAATTTGTTGCTGGGATAAACAAAAGAAACATGAAAGATAAAAACAATGTTAAGAATGTTTTTAGAAGAAATAACATAAGATTTTTAGAAACTGAAGAGGGCAAAAAGCTATACAAGCATAGAACAAAGATTGAAAGACTATTTAGTAAATTAAAAGGTGAATATAATCTTGAGAATGTAAGGCTCAGGAGGTTTAAGAATTATAAAAGGTATATTGATTGGATACTAATTACTTTTTTGTTTGAGCAACTTCTCAGAAAAGTAGAAGGTAAGAAGTTTTCTTTCGCATATGAATGGAATCAATAA
- a CDS encoding [Fe-Fe] hydrogenase large subunit C-terminal domain-containing protein produces MITINKEKCVNCYKCIRVCPVQFANVIDGEYIKPDNDFCIKCGRCIKHCEHGARGFIDDISLLKEMLASGIKPIAVVAPSARANFKIGKLINTLREIGFKEVYDVSFGADITTWAYIRYIQRFSKKSVIAQPCPAVVNYIEKHIPQLLDYLIPVQSPMMCVSIFLKKYLKKTEPIVFISPCIAKKDEIARFPDIVQLNVTYISLMEEFGDVYNRAADTGKFDYAEGYLGKLFSRPGGLKENVHAYFKDAKVKQIEGDIIFEYLEKDYLNTPDNQKPLIVDILNCHEGCNKGTATKLDVPIDVIDYEFDVMKKSTYNKFKSKRLFKFFDKKLKLEDFMTTYSNKSKYLEKPSSDVLENIYNEMLKTSTEKRNLNCSACGYDSCEEMAIAIYYGYNRKENCVNYLKDKMSLENEELYFKNTQINKLLDEINNTQIQLEKLIKEVAFATDVVDRSMQEIAVGYSESAKEIENISTSVSGLLAQIKLLDSISKELSTKIDILNKTNNILQDIGSSISLYALNASIEASKITESKGFSVIASEIRKLADRMKVETSIVKKEFDTMISLMNQIPDLSEKILNAIENINSSLVNESALIEELTAKSEEISAEISRLNALIQQEGVL; encoded by the coding sequence ATGATTACTATCAACAAAGAAAAGTGTGTAAACTGTTATAAGTGCATACGTGTATGTCCTGTACAATTTGCTAATGTTATTGACGGAGAATATATAAAACCTGACAATGATTTTTGCATCAAGTGTGGAAGATGTATAAAGCACTGTGAACATGGAGCAAGGGGTTTTATAGATGATATTTCTTTGCTTAAAGAGATGTTAGCTTCTGGTATAAAACCTATTGCAGTTGTTGCCCCCTCAGCAAGAGCCAATTTCAAAATAGGAAAACTTATAAATACTTTGAGAGAAATTGGATTTAAAGAGGTTTACGATGTTTCTTTTGGTGCAGATATAACCACTTGGGCTTATATCAGATACATTCAGCGTTTTTCCAAAAAAAGTGTTATTGCTCAACCATGTCCTGCAGTAGTTAATTACATAGAAAAACACATTCCTCAACTTCTTGATTATCTGATTCCTGTCCAAAGCCCAATGATGTGTGTAAGTATTTTTCTGAAAAAATATTTGAAAAAAACCGAACCAATAGTTTTTATTTCTCCATGTATTGCTAAAAAAGACGAGATAGCAAGATTTCCTGATATTGTCCAGTTGAATGTAACATATATTTCCTTGATGGAAGAATTTGGTGATGTATACAACAGGGCAGCTGATACAGGAAAGTTTGATTATGCTGAAGGGTATTTAGGAAAACTTTTTAGCAGACCAGGCGGATTAAAAGAGAATGTTCATGCATATTTCAAGGATGCAAAAGTAAAACAGATCGAAGGTGATATAATATTTGAATATTTAGAAAAAGACTATTTGAATACGCCAGACAATCAAAAACCTCTAATTGTTGACATATTAAACTGCCACGAGGGGTGCAATAAAGGAACCGCTACCAAATTAGATGTTCCTATCGATGTAATAGATTATGAATTTGATGTTATGAAGAAAAGTACGTATAACAAATTCAAAAGTAAAAGATTGTTTAAGTTCTTCGACAAAAAACTTAAATTAGAAGACTTTATGACAACATACTCAAACAAAAGCAAGTATTTAGAAAAGCCTTCTTCTGATGTGTTAGAAAATATCTACAATGAAATGCTAAAAACCTCGACAGAAAAGAGAAATTTAAATTGTTCAGCTTGCGGATATGATTCTTGTGAAGAAATGGCTATTGCAATCTACTATGGATATAACAGAAAAGAAAATTGTGTAAATTACTTAAAAGATAAAATGTCTCTTGAAAATGAAGAGTTGTATTTCAAAAATACCCAAATCAACAAATTATTAGATGAAATTAACAATACTCAAATTCAACTTGAGAAATTAATAAAAGAGGTGGCATTTGCTACAGATGTTGTAGATAGGAGTATGCAAGAGATAGCTGTTGGATATAGTGAGAGTGCTAAAGAAATTGAGAATATATCTACTTCAGTTTCTGGATTATTAGCTCAAATTAAGTTACTTGATAGTATTAGTAAAGAGTTGTCTACGAAAATTGATATTCTAAACAAAACGAATAATATACTTCAGGATATAGGAAGTAGCATATCTCTTTATGCTTTAAATGCTTCTATTGAAGCTTCAAAAATAACTGAGTCAAAAGGTTTTTCTGTTATAGCCTCAGAAATAAGGAAACTTGCAGATAGAATGAAAGTTGAAACATCTATCGTAAAAAAGGAATTTGATACAATGATCAGTTTAATGAACCAGATCCCTGATTTATCGGAGAAAATTTTAAATGCGATTGAAAATATAAACAGTTCTTTAGTGAATGAAAGTGCCCTGATTGAAGAATTAACGGCGAAAAGTGAGGAGATTTCAGCTGAAATCTCACGACTCAATGCATTAATTCAGCAAGAAGGTGTACTATAA
- a CDS encoding M56 family metallopeptidase produces the protein MRAIFIVSLVIGALAGFSIAVIIKKQLEMIEFFLLMLVLILELSIIVMIFSTDIQEKLFNQRLKALFVIRQFVAVLLGVIAMFFINLIPLFANLKTNEFKYIYLFPVTLFIGFYIFYLILLNLQYPKKELKTDKNSNIKETLNKFNLGNIKVIVLDTLGQKFANLFAAGVFKPQLLVTSYALENLKEDQFQAIMVHEIGHIKRKHVRKILLGWVITIFYYLAFVYGLESLIDYFVQDIVIFNIVILAILLAGTLQLFLLISYIGRIAEIEADLFVLKSGVDREVYENALKSIYALNYIKGDVSKPLEKIQSHPSLKKRIRILTDVEKKQYKEYFPPFKKVYSTLIAAMVVFFTSYITFGILLPNNNLIKDSANIEKIRLIKYVSASTDVGRNGKKVNLRVEKSITDKKEIQDILRCIRKIKTKSDFANTLFERDYEIEIYKKNSQPTIYSFSSSSGVIMKYVLAEDFVKGGSRPWVGVNKELGKVISKYFNSNEN, from the coding sequence GTGCGAGCAATATTCATAGTTAGCTTAGTAATAGGAGCTTTAGCTGGATTTTCAATAGCAGTAATAATTAAGAAGCAACTGGAAATGATAGAATTCTTTTTATTAATGTTGGTATTAATTCTTGAACTATCTATTATAGTAATGATTTTTTCAACAGATATTCAAGAAAAACTTTTTAATCAAAGGTTAAAAGCTTTGTTTGTAATAAGGCAGTTTGTGGCTGTGTTGCTGGGCGTTATTGCTATGTTTTTTATAAATCTTATACCTCTTTTTGCTAATTTAAAAACAAATGAATTTAAATATATTTATCTATTTCCTGTTACCCTTTTTATAGGATTTTATATTTTTTACTTAATTCTGCTAAATCTTCAATATCCCAAAAAAGAACTTAAAACAGATAAAAATTCTAATATCAAAGAAACCTTGAATAAGTTTAATCTTGGAAATATTAAAGTGATTGTCCTTGATACACTTGGACAAAAGTTTGCAAATCTTTTTGCAGCAGGTGTTTTTAAACCACAGCTTTTAGTTACTTCATATGCTTTGGAAAATTTAAAAGAAGATCAGTTTCAGGCAATTATGGTTCACGAAATAGGGCATATAAAGAGAAAACATGTAAGAAAAATACTTTTAGGTTGGGTCATAACTATATTCTATTATTTAGCCTTTGTCTACGGGCTTGAAAGTTTAATCGATTATTTTGTGCAAGACATTGTAATTTTTAATATTGTTATATTAGCTATCTTATTGGCGGGTACACTTCAACTTTTTCTACTAATAAGTTACATTGGTCGAATTGCCGAAATTGAAGCAGACTTATTTGTGCTAAAAAGTGGGGTGGATAGAGAGGTTTATGAGAATGCCTTGAAATCAATTTATGCACTTAACTACATAAAAGGTGATGTTTCAAAGCCGCTCGAGAAGATTCAATCCCATCCTTCGTTAAAAAAGAGGATCCGGATATTGACTGATGTTGAAAAAAAACAATATAAAGAATATTTCCCACCATTCAAAAAGGTTTATAGTACGCTAATAGCAGCTATGGTAGTGTTCTTTACTAGTTATATAACATTTGGTATACTGCTGCCAAACAATAATCTAATTAAAGATTCCGCAAATATTGAAAAGATAAGGTTGATAAAATATGTTTCAGCGTCGACCGATGTTGGTAGAAACGGTAAGAAGGTTAATTTACGGGTGGAAAAAAGCATTACAGATAAAAAAGAAATACAAGATATATTAAGATGCATTAGGAAGATAAAAACTAAGTCTGATTTTGCTAATACTCTATTTGAAAGGGATTATGAAATTGAAATATACAAAAAGAATAGCCAACCTACAATTTATTCTTTTTCATCAAGTTCAGGTGTGATTATGAAATATGTTTTAGCGGAAGATTTTGTAAAAGGGGGAAGTAGGCCATGGGTAGGAGTTAATAAAGAACTTGGGAAGGTTATTTCAAAGTATTTCAATAGCAATGAAAATTAG
- a CDS encoding SurA N-terminal domain-containing protein, translating to MKEKRIKRSFSLIIVVVLSLMSFSIASSADIWADCGQKIKKIQQSEDNRVVAVVNGEKIFKKDLEIAYLIDRAAYLSQKEAFEKFSKKYKTAEAKPPVEKTKKEILNGMIEDLLLLQAAKKEGFMASDKEAKEYYEKAKKTVQDIINGKTPGDAEATRLANDAIEKLIKGWGITREEYEKKAIEQTRNMLSIQKLLDAKFKKFKAQSKNLVIGDFRKEYINLLKKKAKITIYEKNI from the coding sequence TTGAAAGAAAAGAGAATTAAAAGAAGTTTTTCTTTGATAATAGTCGTAGTTTTGAGCTTGATGTCCTTTTCTATAGCTTCCTCAGCAGACATTTGGGCAGATTGTGGACAAAAAATAAAAAAAATACAGCAGTCAGAAGACAATAGAGTTGTGGCAGTTGTAAATGGAGAGAAGATTTTTAAAAAAGACTTAGAGATTGCATACTTGATAGATAGAGCAGCGTACTTATCTCAAAAAGAGGCTTTTGAAAAGTTTTCGAAGAAGTATAAGACAGCTGAGGCAAAGCCACCTGTAGAAAAGACAAAGAAAGAAATTTTAAATGGCATGATAGAGGACCTACTTTTACTCCAAGCTGCTAAAAAAGAAGGTTTTATGGCATCAGATAAAGAAGCAAAAGAGTACTACGAAAAAGCTAAGAAAACAGTACAAGATATAATAAATGGGAAAACTCCAGGTGATGCTGAAGCTACAAGGCTTGCAAATGATGCAATTGAGAAGCTCATCAAAGGATGGGGAATTACAAGAGAGGAATATGAAAAAAAAGCTATTGAACAAACAAGAAATATGCTTTCAATTCAGAAACTATTGGATGCAAAATTTAAAAAGTTCAAGGCTCAATCTAAGAATTTAGTAATTGGAGACTTCAGAAAGGAGTATATAAATTTGTTGAAGAAAAAAGCTAAAATAACAATATATGAAAAGAATATTTAA
- a CDS encoding arsenate reductase ArsC codes for MKPKVAFVCIGNSCRSQMAEGFARYYGKDLIEVYSAGTEIADRVNPLAVEVMKEKGIDISSHFPKTIFDIPKEVDYLITMGCGVECPHLPCKHKEDWGLSDPAGKPIEEFRKIRDEIEKKVLDLIERVKREYY; via the coding sequence ATGAAACCCAAAGTTGCTTTTGTGTGTATTGGAAATTCCTGCCGAAGCCAGATGGCAGAGGGTTTTGCACGTTACTATGGCAAAGACTTAATTGAAGTCTACAGTGCAGGTACAGAGATAGCAGATAGAGTCAATCCTCTGGCAGTTGAGGTTATGAAAGAAAAGGGAATTGACATCTCAAGCCACTTTCCAAAGACAATTTTTGATATTCCAAAAGAGGTAGATTATTTAATCACGATGGGGTGTGGAGTTGAATGTCCACACCTACCTTGCAAACACAAAGAAGACTGGGGCTTGAGTGACCCTGCAGGAAAGCCAATCGAAGAGTTTAGAAAAATCAGGGATGAGATAGAAAAGAAGGTTTTAGATTTGATTGAAAGAGTTAAAAGAGAATATTATTGA
- a CDS encoding ArsR/SmtB family transcription factor: MNLDKIFKALGDQNRLRILNLLLENEFCVCEIEKVLGLTQSNVSRHLQVLKNKGIVSCRKTSQWVYYRVSDEFCKEYGEFCEFLKTKLSSQEPFKSDLARCEEEKKKGFSCEKTK, encoded by the coding sequence ATGAACCTTGATAAAATTTTCAAGGCCTTAGGTGACCAAAACAGGCTTAGGATTTTAAATCTTCTTTTAGAAAATGAGTTTTGTGTGTGTGAAATTGAAAAGGTCTTAGGACTTACTCAGTCAAATGTCTCAAGGCATCTTCAGGTGCTAAAGAACAAGGGAATTGTTTCTTGCAGAAAAACATCACAGTGGGTTTACTATCGCGTATCTGATGAGTTTTGCAAAGAGTATGGTGAGTTTTGTGAGTTTTTGAAAACAAAACTTTCTTCGCAGGAGCCGTTTAAAAGCGATTTGGCAAGGTGTGAAGAAGAAAAGAAAAAAGGGTTTAGCTGCGAGAAAACTAAATAA